From a region of the Helianthus annuus cultivar XRQ/B chromosome 5, HanXRQr2.0-SUNRISE, whole genome shotgun sequence genome:
- the LOC118492146 gene encoding vegetative cell wall protein gp1-like, with translation MDSTDSGGSDITDPRRIVSDDLESSEHEVYTSDFTSTDEDDFQPFALPDGVDELPVGPIAGDLPLALIPAPMPLAAFPAYGLPIDDEEDDVDMFEEEPFEEDAQGEALPAADPLLIADAPAAESPAHSPVADSFESVASVPAPAHSAQHFSHGSDSDQALSVAPIPSSTFDHEDVEDSDPMFPPGFDPDRDLEFVPMDHFMEDPVDPIDPVDPIDPDFEFEMAFDDIEPAIAPEQPVDVDPPVDVPVIEGDHVAVDPIVPLPVGDIPADPVIDPVDPDIAPVDPIPPFVPPAGPGEGSSAHPFGHVPMPLPFTPQIPSDPFTTAPFRVAPFDPTREPLLWAPGSPMPPTDPYHRFHVGHTIEDVLMSFVYQHESHEQRLQELERAHLQPCQCHGRAPSPLQPSRPLPLDYAARLTTLEQQFASIIRTQQAMEADWLELRRLLYTHFPPPPPPPA, from the exons ATGGATTCGACTGATTCAGGTGGTTCAGACATCACCGACCCCAGGCGTATTGTATCAGATGACCTGGAGTCGTCAGAGCATGAGGTTTATACGTCAGACTTCACCAGCACAGATGAGGATGACTTTCAGCCATTCGCCTTACCCGATGGCGTTGATGAGCTCCCAGTTGGTCCTATAGCCGGGGATCTACCTCTGGCATTGATCCCTGCTCCTATGCCCTTAGCGGCTTTTCCTGCGTACGGTTTGCCTATCGACGACGAGGAGGACGACGTCGATATGTTTGAGGAGGAGCCTTTCGAGGAGGATGCTCAGGGCGAGGCCCTTCCTGCCGCCGATCCCTTGTTGATCGCAGACGCTCCCGCAGCGGAGTCGCCTGCTCACTCTCCAGTCGcggactcctttgagtctgtggcttctGTACCCGCACCTGCTCATAGTGCGCAGCACTTCTCCCATGGGTCCGATTCTGACCAGGCTTTATCTGTTGCCCCGATACCCAGTTCCACTTTCGACCACGAGGACGTGGAGGATTCCGACCCTATGTTTCCCCCAGGGTTCGACCCCGATCGTGACTTAGAGTTTGTTCCTATGGATCACTTTATGGAGGACCCAGTAGACCCCATTGACCCAGTGGACCCTATTGACCCAGATTTTGAGTTTGAGATGGCTTTCGATGACATCGAGCCTGCCATTGctccagagcag cctgttgatgttgatccCCCTGTAGATGTTCCTGTGatcgagggcgatcatgttgctgTTGACCCTATTGTTCCTTTACCCGTTGGTGACatacctgctgatcctgttattgaCCCTGTCGATCCTGatattgcacctgttgacccc attCCACCATTTgttcctccagcggggcctggagagggctcttcagcccatccgTTCGGTCATGTACCGATGCCTTTACCGTTCACGCCTCAGATTCCATCTGACCCATTCACTACTGCACCTTTTCGTGTGGCTCCCTTTGACCCCACACGAGAGCCACTGCTTTGGGCACCAGGTTCCCCTATGCCGCCCACTGATCCATACCACAGGTTCCATGTGGGCCACACCATTGAGGATGTATTGATGTCGTTTGTATATCAGCATGAGTCGCACGAGCAGCGACtacaggagttggagagagcCCATCTGCAGCCATGTCAGTGCCATGGCCGGGCACCCTCTCCGTTGCAGCCATCACGACCTTTACCCCTTGACTACGCTGCCCGTCTTACTACTTTGGAGCAGCAGTTTGCTTCCATTATTCGGACACAGCAGGCGATGGAGGCAGACTGGTTAGAGTTGCGCCGTTTGTTGTATacccattttccccctcctcctccaccaccagctTAG